The Geoglobus acetivorans genome window below encodes:
- a CDS encoding DNA-directed RNA polymerase subunit N: MFPVRCFTCGAVIAHKYEDYKSLVDSGKSPKEALDELGIEKYCCRRMFLTYKSVIKEFARYHGAVG, encoded by the coding sequence ATGTTTCCTGTTCGATGCTTCACCTGTGGGGCTGTGATAGCCCACAAATATGAGGATTACAAGTCGCTGGTTGATTCAGGAAAATCCCCGAAGGAAGCTCTTGACGAGCTTGGAATTGAGAAGTACTGCTGCAGGAGGATGTTTCTGACCTATAAGTCGGTTATTAAGGAATTTGCGAGATATCATGGGGCCGTGGGGTAG
- a CDS encoding 50S ribosomal protein L18e — translation MSRIRRLQRRKSNPNLVRLIDDLLSASAEKEAKVWKEIAGRLAKPLRNYAEVNVGKLERYVKDGEMAVVPGKVLGGGEISRPVTVAAFRFSDSARAKIEAAGGKCLSIQDALRENPEGKNVRIIV, via the coding sequence ATGAGCAGGATTAGAAGATTGCAGAGGAGAAAAAGCAATCCGAACCTTGTCAGGCTGATAGATGATTTGCTGAGTGCATCCGCTGAAAAGGAGGCTAAGGTGTGGAAGGAAATCGCAGGGAGGCTTGCAAAACCCCTCAGAAATTACGCTGAGGTTAACGTTGGAAAGCTTGAAAGGTATGTTAAGGACGGAGAGATGGCAGTCGTACCGGGAAAGGTTCTTGGAGGGGGAGAGATAAGCAGGCCTGTAACAGTCGCAGCATTCAGGTTCAGTGACAGTGCAAGGGCAAAAATAGAAGCTGCTGGTGGAAAGTGCCTTTCGATCCAGGATGCGCTTAGGGAGAATCCGGAAGGAAAGAACGTGAGGATTATAGTCTGA
- the rpsB gene encoding 30S ribosomal protein S2, which translates to MVKERESMMRETEEGYEYLVPPDEYLAAGVHIGTQIKTGDMKKFIYKVRPDGLYVLDIRILDERLKLAGKFLAKYTPAKILAISARQYGQKPVIMFSKVTGADYVIERFVPGTLTNPAIKEYREPDVIIVTDPAIDKQAVEEATDIGIPVVALCDTNNSLANVDFVIPTNNKGRKALALVYWILAREVLRNRGFKEFTYSVEDFEAEI; encoded by the coding sequence ATGGTGAAGGAAAGAGAGAGCATGATGAGGGAAACGGAGGAAGGATACGAATACCTGGTACCTCCCGATGAGTACCTTGCGGCCGGTGTGCATATAGGGACTCAGATAAAGACTGGAGATATGAAGAAGTTCATATACAAGGTCAGACCCGATGGGCTTTACGTTCTTGACATCAGGATCCTTGACGAGAGGCTGAAGCTTGCCGGAAAATTCCTGGCGAAGTACACTCCAGCAAAGATTCTTGCGATTTCAGCGAGGCAGTATGGGCAGAAGCCGGTTATTATGTTCTCGAAGGTTACCGGGGCGGACTATGTAATCGAAAGATTCGTGCCAGGCACGCTCACGAATCCTGCAATCAAGGAATACAGGGAGCCTGACGTCATCATCGTTACTGACCCTGCCATTGACAAACAGGCTGTTGAGGAAGCTACAGACATTGGTATTCCGGTGGTTGCGCTCTGCGATACAAACAACAGTCTTGCAAACGTTGACTTTGTAATTCCAACAAACAACAAAGGTAGAAAGGCTCTGGCGCTCGTTTACTGGATTCTTGCAAGGGAAGTACTCAGGAACAGAGGTTTCAAGGAGTTCACGTACAGTGTTGAAGATTTTGAAGCTGAAATTTAA
- a CDS encoding DNA-directed RNA polymerase subunit K, translating into MKKEFPFEYTRFERARIIGARALQIAMGAPVLIDTPSRHPIDIARDEFERGAIPITVKRRRNAFVWLQRYDLF; encoded by the coding sequence TTGAAAAAAGAGTTTCCCTTCGAATATACAAGGTTTGAGAGGGCGAGGATAATTGGTGCGAGAGCATTGCAGATAGCCATGGGCGCTCCTGTTTTAATCGATACTCCGTCAAGACATCCAATTGATATCGCCAGAGATGAATTTGAGAGAGGGGCGATACCCATAACCGTGAAGAGACGGAGAAACGCCTTTGTCTGGCTTCAGAGATATGATCTTTTTTGA
- a CDS encoding PfkB family carbohydrate kinase — translation MISGVGPALVDRVCIIDEYPARGDQAIVKTVEKHAGGAAGNVIYGLATFGIKTRFYSTVGADEDGIFYRREMEKAGVECIFENVEGETGRVDVYVDRGGERTFFVFPGAAGKFRPFLNEDHYSWGEYFYLDPFPFEGSLAAHIEIAENAKKHGKKVILNPGHPYSKLGLEKIKDLLKHTDMVFISSHEYKLLEGVEDYVSATIITLGKEGSMALIDGEEYRARAFEVRVADSTGAGDAFAAGFIYAMLKGHGIEICLKAGNFTAAFNVQRIGARNFPEKIELDAFLENQSNMSRDDESSLSS, via the coding sequence ATGATATCCGGGGTGGGACCAGCTCTCGTAGACAGGGTGTGCATCATAGATGAGTATCCCGCAAGGGGCGACCAGGCCATTGTTAAGACGGTCGAAAAGCATGCCGGAGGGGCTGCTGGTAACGTCATATACGGACTCGCAACCTTTGGGATCAAAACAAGATTCTATTCGACTGTCGGAGCGGACGAGGACGGCATTTTTTACAGGCGGGAGATGGAAAAGGCAGGTGTGGAGTGTATCTTCGAAAATGTTGAGGGTGAAACGGGAAGGGTGGACGTCTATGTTGACAGAGGAGGGGAGAGGACCTTCTTCGTTTTTCCGGGTGCTGCCGGGAAGTTCCGTCCATTCCTAAACGAGGATCACTACTCATGGGGAGAGTACTTTTACCTCGATCCGTTTCCGTTTGAGGGCAGCCTCGCAGCACACATTGAAATCGCTGAAAATGCAAAAAAGCATGGCAAAAAGGTAATTCTCAACCCCGGACATCCGTACTCCAAATTAGGTCTTGAAAAAATCAAAGACCTCCTAAAACACACAGACATGGTTTTCATATCAAGCCACGAGTACAAGTTGCTTGAAGGTGTGGAGGACTACGTGAGTGCGACAATCATTACACTCGGAAAGGAGGGCAGCATGGCGCTGATCGATGGAGAAGAATACCGCGCAAGAGCATTCGAAGTCAGGGTTGCCGACAGTACCGGTGCAGGCGATGCATTCGCAGCAGGATTTATCTATGCCATGCTGAAAGGCCATGGCATCGAAATTTGTCTTAAAGCAGGAAACTTCACAGCAGCATTTAATGTCCAGAGAATAGGAGCCAGGAACTTTCCCGAAAAAATTGAACTGGATGCGTTTCTCGAAAATCAGTCAAACATGTCGAGGGACGATGAAAGCAGCCTGTCCTCGTAA
- a CDS encoding AAA family ATPase, whose translation MVGGEMIREVYIENIKSYKSQKIAFTKGLNAIIGENGAGKSTILESIGFALFNSLPYNISDFIRRGELKGEIRIKFESPADGRVYRIVRKIDRDRTAEYYVEDLELGRIAEGVKDVKGWIRNHLGLDVEPEVVFENAIGVNQGNITSHFLLPPSARENVFSPLLGIEKYKRAFEKSRDYENFLKDRLTAVEKEILRIEENIKNLERQKEELLKRKMQVETLRAEKEKLEKKLNSVTVEFKELEKLEKEIERLENEKKIVQNTLDLNRSELNKVESRLKAIEGYEAEMAGLKEHYESYLKLNDELSGLEREIEKLENRVRELEKTRDVLLRTEERYGQLRAEIRKNKKRLEHYKEVRKKASIEETLRNRLNEIERAESELKSKIRIIDEYRERLKKLESELEDIKKSRSAREQLLKALSRLGEIEEKRDRLREVLGNLEQRKGTLEKTIEKIGSGICPILNESCERVRGEREKQERELEEITRKMQDIRKKLAKAEELVSKKIEIEKRISLITQKLEKESEVSEEIRSLRDKLEEEQRNIRSLEEIISEKDDVIKELENVEGSQKELAVLERLREEVEVKVRELADINRRVLELRKSLGDYDEIRKRLDMLKGMRRELNSKAEGLREKYDRYLYLSGIVKEKKSLLEKKAELEKTIEKLVKDYSHTADNLNNLYRKFDREKYDMLNSRIEKLRSDIHEKAGEIRAIESMISKIERELKELEELERDFEKLSFEKEKTEKKLEFVRDMREIFRKAVPELARVYSEVISADATRIFCEIMDDYSWQIEWKEDYGIRAKYMGRDIDFRQMSGGEQMVAAIAVRLALLKVLSSSSFIFLDEPTQNMDADRRRNLAQQISKISDFKQIFVISHDDTFEEMVENAIRVRKENGVSVV comes from the coding sequence GTGGTGGGAGGGGAGATGATCCGGGAGGTTTACATTGAAAATATCAAGAGTTATAAATCCCAGAAAATTGCCTTCACGAAAGGTCTGAATGCAATAATCGGAGAAAATGGAGCAGGAAAGTCAACGATACTTGAATCCATAGGCTTTGCGCTCTTCAATTCGCTCCCTTACAACATCTCCGACTTTATAAGGAGGGGTGAACTGAAGGGAGAAATACGAATAAAGTTCGAGAGCCCGGCCGACGGAAGAGTTTACAGGATAGTCAGGAAAATTGACAGGGACAGGACGGCAGAATACTATGTTGAGGATCTTGAACTCGGCAGAATTGCTGAGGGAGTAAAGGATGTAAAAGGCTGGATCAGAAATCATCTTGGACTGGATGTTGAGCCAGAGGTGGTTTTTGAGAATGCCATAGGGGTTAATCAGGGCAACATAACCTCACATTTTCTTCTTCCTCCGTCAGCGAGGGAGAACGTATTTTCGCCCCTTCTTGGAATTGAGAAATACAAGAGGGCGTTTGAAAAAAGCAGAGATTACGAAAATTTTCTGAAAGACAGGCTCACTGCGGTTGAAAAGGAGATTCTGAGAATTGAGGAGAATATCAAAAATCTGGAAAGGCAGAAAGAAGAACTTTTAAAGAGGAAAATGCAGGTTGAAACTCTGAGGGCTGAAAAAGAAAAACTCGAAAAAAAGCTCAATTCAGTTACGGTAGAGTTCAAAGAGCTGGAAAAGCTTGAAAAGGAAATTGAAAGACTTGAAAACGAAAAGAAAATCGTTCAGAACACTCTGGATTTGAACAGATCTGAGCTTAACAAGGTCGAGTCCAGATTGAAGGCGATAGAAGGGTATGAAGCCGAGATGGCCGGCCTGAAAGAACACTACGAGTCGTATTTGAAATTGAATGATGAGCTATCCGGGCTTGAAAGAGAGATTGAAAAGCTGGAGAATAGAGTTAGGGAGCTTGAAAAGACGAGAGATGTGCTTCTTAGGACTGAAGAGCGATACGGGCAGCTAAGGGCAGAAATCAGGAAAAACAAAAAAAGGCTTGAACATTATAAAGAGGTGAGGAAAAAAGCTTCGATTGAGGAAACACTGAGGAACAGGCTTAACGAGATTGAGAGGGCTGAAAGCGAGCTGAAAAGCAAGATCAGAATTATTGACGAATACCGGGAAAGACTGAAAAAACTTGAATCTGAGCTTGAAGATATCAAAAAAAGCAGAAGTGCAAGAGAACAGCTGCTTAAGGCTCTGAGCCGGCTGGGAGAGATAGAGGAGAAAAGGGATCGGCTGAGAGAGGTGCTGGGGAACCTGGAGCAGAGAAAGGGCACACTCGAAAAGACTATTGAGAAAATCGGATCAGGCATCTGTCCAATTCTGAATGAAAGCTGTGAGAGGGTCAGGGGAGAGAGGGAGAAACAGGAGAGGGAGCTTGAAGAGATTACCAGGAAAATGCAGGACATCCGTAAAAAACTTGCAAAGGCAGAGGAACTTGTTTCAAAGAAAATTGAGATTGAAAAAAGGATCTCTCTTATAACTCAGAAGCTTGAAAAGGAAAGTGAGGTATCTGAAGAGATTAGATCTCTCAGAGATAAACTTGAGGAAGAGCAGAGGAATATTCGCTCACTTGAAGAGATAATTTCTGAGAAGGATGATGTGATCAAAGAGCTTGAGAATGTTGAGGGCAGCCAGAAGGAACTTGCCGTACTTGAAAGACTCAGGGAAGAGGTTGAAGTAAAGGTCAGGGAACTTGCGGACATTAACAGGCGTGTACTGGAACTGAGAAAAAGTCTGGGGGATTACGATGAGATAAGGAAAAGGCTCGATATGCTGAAAGGGATGAGACGGGAGCTAAACAGCAAAGCTGAGGGTTTGAGGGAAAAATACGACCGTTATCTGTATCTGAGCGGGATTGTAAAAGAAAAGAAATCTCTTCTTGAGAAAAAAGCGGAGCTTGAGAAGACCATTGAGAAACTTGTGAAGGATTACAGCCATACTGCAGATAATCTCAACAATCTATATCGAAAATTTGACAGGGAAAAGTATGACATGTTAAATTCCAGAATTGAGAAATTGAGGAGCGATATCCATGAAAAGGCAGGAGAAATCAGGGCAATTGAGAGCATGATTTCAAAAATCGAACGAGAACTCAAGGAACTGGAAGAACTCGAAAGGGACTTTGAAAAACTGTCATTTGAAAAAGAGAAGACGGAGAAAAAACTTGAATTTGTCAGAGATATGAGGGAGATTTTCAGGAAAGCCGTTCCTGAGCTTGCGAGGGTGTATTCCGAGGTAATCTCTGCAGATGCGACGAGGATTTTCTGTGAGATAATGGACGATTACTCGTGGCAGATAGAATGGAAGGAAGATTACGGAATCAGGGCGAAGTACATGGGAAGGGATATAGATTTCAGGCAGATGAGTGGAGGAGAGCAGATGGTGGCTGCTATAGCTGTCAGACTGGCACTTTTGAAGGTTCTGTCATCTTCTTCGTTCATATTTCTCGATGAGCCAACGCAGAACATGGATGCAGACAGAAGAAGAAATCTGGCTCAGCAGATTTCAAAGATATCTGATTTCAAGCAGATTTTTGTGATCAGCCATGACGACACTTTTGAAGAGATGGTTGAGAACGCCATAAGGGTGAGAAAGGAGAATGGGGTAAGTGTGGTATGA
- the rplM gene encoding 50S ribosomal protein L13, which produces MSVNVERVLKTLGEDYRIIDADGHILGRLSSYIAKRLLEGEKIVVVNAEKAIITGSPENVLERYKEKYDRGSKEKGPYFPRHPERIFKRTVRGMLPWKSRRGRDAYRRLRVFMGVPEQLKDREFEKVDAALYEKVSKTEKYVYLGDVSRYLGFEVRA; this is translated from the coding sequence ATGAGTGTGAATGTTGAGAGAGTCCTGAAAACTCTGGGTGAGGATTACAGGATCATCGATGCTGATGGTCACATTCTCGGGAGACTTTCAAGTTACATTGCCAAAAGACTTCTCGAGGGAGAAAAGATTGTTGTCGTGAATGCTGAGAAGGCCATAATTACTGGTAGCCCCGAGAATGTCCTTGAAAGGTATAAGGAAAAATATGACCGGGGTAGCAAGGAGAAGGGCCCATACTTCCCCAGGCATCCGGAGAGGATATTCAAGAGAACTGTGAGGGGTATGCTCCCTTGGAAGAGCAGAAGGGGCAGAGATGCCTACAGGAGGCTCAGGGTTTTCATGGGCGTTCCGGAGCAGCTCAAGGATAGGGAGTTCGAGAAGGTGGATGCAGCTCTGTACGAAAAGGTGTCGAAGACAGAGAAATATGTGTATCTGGGCGATGTTAGCAGGTATCTCGGTTTCGAGGTGAGAGCATGA
- the eno gene encoding phosphopyruvate hydratase yields MIIEDVQYRIVFDSRGNPTVECEVFTEAGSGSAIAPSGASTGSEEAVAVDPFRIEEIEEKVSRALIGISIFDQREIDRTLRDEDGTDNFSNIGGNFAITASIASAKAAANALGIPLFQYLGGVAAEVLPYPLGNVIGGGAHAAGSTSIQEFLIIPVGAESFFESQFVNTRVHAELKKIFREKNIFAAKGDEGAWAAQITDEQAFEILQTAIDRVENEYGVDVRIGVDVAATELWDGSHYVYKDKKLSPEEQVSYIAELIDRYNLLYVEDPLHENDFEGFAELTKQVKTMVCGDDLLVTNVRRIERAIEYGSVNTVLIKPNQIGTLSETVDAIRLAKSRNWDVVVSHRSGESEDSALAHIGVAFNATLIKTGVVGGERISKLNELIRIEEMIDAIMAEIRW; encoded by the coding sequence ATGATAATTGAGGATGTTCAGTATAGAATCGTGTTTGACAGCCGGGGAAATCCGACTGTTGAGTGTGAGGTGTTCACCGAGGCAGGTTCTGGCTCGGCAATAGCTCCGAGCGGGGCGTCAACCGGCAGTGAAGAGGCCGTTGCCGTCGATCCTTTCAGGATTGAAGAAATTGAGGAAAAAGTGTCAAGAGCGCTTATCGGCATCAGTATTTTTGATCAGAGGGAAATCGACAGGACCCTGAGGGATGAAGATGGTACAGATAATTTCTCCAACATTGGTGGCAATTTCGCGATAACCGCAAGTATCGCTTCTGCAAAAGCTGCTGCAAATGCTCTCGGTATTCCCCTTTTCCAGTATCTCGGAGGGGTCGCAGCAGAGGTTCTGCCATATCCACTTGGAAATGTTATCGGTGGTGGGGCACATGCTGCAGGATCTACGAGCATTCAGGAGTTTCTGATCATTCCTGTTGGTGCAGAAAGCTTTTTTGAGTCTCAGTTTGTTAACACCCGTGTTCACGCTGAACTGAAAAAGATATTCAGGGAGAAGAACATCTTTGCAGCGAAGGGTGATGAGGGTGCTTGGGCTGCACAGATTACTGACGAACAGGCTTTCGAAATTCTTCAGACTGCGATAGACAGAGTTGAAAACGAATATGGTGTTGATGTGAGAATTGGTGTGGACGTTGCGGCGACTGAGCTATGGGATGGGAGCCATTATGTGTACAAGGACAAGAAGCTCTCTCCCGAAGAGCAGGTATCTTACATCGCTGAGCTTATCGATAGATACAATCTGCTCTATGTTGAAGACCCCCTCCACGAGAACGACTTCGAGGGATTTGCGGAACTGACAAAGCAGGTCAAAACCATGGTGTGCGGAGATGATCTGCTGGTTACAAACGTCAGGAGGATTGAGAGGGCGATCGAATACGGATCGGTCAATACAGTACTGATCAAACCGAACCAGATTGGAACGCTTTCTGAGACTGTTGATGCCATCAGACTGGCAAAATCAAGGAACTGGGATGTTGTTGTATCTCACAGAAGTGGAGAAAGCGAAGATTCTGCTCTGGCACATATTGGTGTTGCATTCAACGCAACATTAATAAAGACGGGTGTTGTTGGGGGGGAGAGAATTTCAAAGCTCAATGAACTCATCAGGATTGAGGAAATGATCGACGCGATAATGGCTGAGATAAGGTGGTAA
- a CDS encoding 30S ribosomal protein S9: protein MKIVVTSGKRKTAVARATARPGRGRIRINKVPVEIVQPEMVRLKIMEPVIIAKDLVNQVDIDVKVEGGGVMGQAEAARTAIARALFEFSGDPELKRAFIEYDRTLLVNDVRRKEPKKQGGRGARKRRQTSYR, encoded by the coding sequence ATGAAGATTGTTGTAACAAGTGGTAAAAGAAAGACTGCTGTTGCAAGGGCCACTGCGAGACCGGGCAGGGGCAGAATCAGGATTAATAAAGTTCCCGTAGAAATTGTACAGCCAGAGATGGTAAGGCTTAAGATTATGGAGCCGGTAATCATTGCGAAAGACCTTGTGAATCAGGTTGATATTGATGTCAAGGTTGAGGGCGGTGGAGTGATGGGTCAGGCAGAGGCAGCAAGGACGGCGATAGCCAGAGCCCTTTTCGAATTCAGCGGTGACCCTGAGCTTAAGAGGGCTTTCATCGAATATGACAGAACTCTGCTTGTTAATGACGTGAGGAGGAAGGAGCCGAAGAAACAGGGCGGCAGAGGAGCAAGAAAGAGGAGGCAGACCTCATACAGGTGA
- a CDS encoding metallophosphoesterase, with protein MKFAHLADVHLGYRQYGSEDRALDFAQAFKKAVEFSISQKVDFILIAGDLFHKKSEMDPITLAQATTVLEKTNVPVIVVEGNHDSTYFRERFTWMDYLTIQGHLINLKPSFHDGKPVLDEWDGRGGSYIDVGDARIYGLKYYGMLTEKILEDYLPLVEKGDFTIFMSHFGIEGYMNIYGCISSERLYGYRDSINYVALGHIHRKYVEDDFIFNPGSLESCDISEYSFEKGIFVVEYDGELSYRHDGTFHKPRVFRILEMEFRSYSQLRDELLKRKGGPGEVVHIKLKTSTNIDRDKVEKIARETLDPLVLRIEVDYSRGVFQALDVSLKDVKGLEKNVIAGILRGFGYEDIAEEVLRLKELFLAGKLDDVDDFVESIVGARIKDAERELKEEENAGDAEDEEEWRWWEGR; from the coding sequence GTGAAGTTCGCCCATCTTGCTGATGTTCATCTTGGCTACCGGCAGTATGGTAGTGAGGACAGAGCGCTGGATTTTGCCCAGGCCTTTAAAAAAGCCGTTGAATTCTCCATTTCTCAAAAGGTTGATTTCATTCTCATTGCCGGAGATCTGTTTCACAAAAAAAGCGAGATGGATCCGATAACCCTTGCACAGGCCACGACCGTTCTTGAAAAAACGAATGTGCCGGTTATAGTTGTGGAGGGGAATCACGATTCGACGTACTTCAGGGAGAGGTTTACCTGGATGGATTATCTGACCATTCAGGGGCATCTGATAAACCTGAAACCCTCATTTCATGACGGGAAACCGGTCCTTGATGAATGGGATGGGAGGGGCGGGAGCTACATCGATGTGGGTGATGCGAGGATTTATGGCCTGAAGTATTACGGTATGCTGACCGAGAAAATTCTTGAGGACTACTTGCCTCTCGTGGAAAAGGGGGATTTTACAATCTTCATGTCTCATTTCGGGATTGAAGGTTACATGAATATTTACGGCTGTATAAGCTCAGAGAGACTCTATGGTTACCGTGATTCCATAAATTATGTGGCTCTCGGACACATACACAGGAAGTACGTTGAGGATGACTTCATCTTCAATCCCGGAAGTCTGGAGAGCTGTGATATTTCTGAGTACTCATTTGAAAAAGGCATATTTGTTGTCGAGTATGACGGTGAGCTGTCGTACAGGCATGATGGTACATTCCACAAACCGAGAGTGTTCAGGATTCTCGAGATGGAGTTCAGGAGCTATTCCCAGTTGAGGGATGAGCTGCTTAAAAGGAAAGGCGGTCCGGGAGAGGTCGTGCACATAAAACTGAAAACTTCGACAAACATTGACAGGGACAAGGTCGAAAAAATCGCAAGGGAAACCCTTGATCCACTCGTTCTGAGAATAGAAGTGGATTACTCGAGAGGAGTGTTTCAGGCGCTTGATGTCTCGCTGAAAGATGTTAAGGGACTTGAGAAGAACGTTATTGCAGGCATTCTCAGGGGATTCGGGTACGAAGACATCGCTGAAGAGGTACTGAGGTTGAAGGAACTTTTCCTTGCAGGTAAGCTGGATGATGTTGATGACTTTGTTGAGTCCATCGTTGGTGCAAGAATAAAGGATGCTGAGAGAGAGCTGAAGGAAGAGGAGAATGCCGGAGATGCTGAGGATGAAGAGGAGTGGCGGTGGTGGGAGGGGAGATGA
- a CDS encoding DNA double-strand break repair nuclease NurA produces the protein MKEGKLFENLPEFVKAAKSLRAEKIRFKAEKKIIDRLDEFEVLDGLRVLGADGSQISPLKEFGIPIGGVQSAGITVHHGKGEFEVKYLSKIVFDQYLELERFRLEIEIIKRNLESVDFAFYDGSLSALYSSELSERLSMQYRKEIEELVRLSEKYQTPVIGYADRSYMKDLGLRIYDSYILSDFLDINEYLPAIGTSSPLIAMYVKVNPSLPVRVEIPEWCEDMQDEIARVIMAECRFGSTKGYPYILERAHRYAKISESEKKAFLRAVKSSGISFKYISKVIE, from the coding sequence ATGAAAGAGGGTAAGCTTTTTGAGAATCTGCCCGAATTCGTGAAGGCTGCAAAGAGTTTGAGAGCCGAGAAGATAAGATTCAAAGCGGAAAAGAAGATAATTGACCGTCTTGACGAATTTGAGGTGCTGGATGGCTTGAGAGTGCTGGGAGCAGATGGAAGCCAGATATCTCCTCTCAAGGAGTTTGGAATTCCGATCGGAGGGGTGCAGTCAGCCGGAATTACAGTCCATCACGGTAAAGGCGAGTTTGAGGTTAAATATCTTAGTAAGATTGTATTTGATCAGTACCTGGAGCTTGAAAGGTTCAGGCTTGAGATCGAGATTATAAAGCGGAATCTTGAGAGTGTTGATTTCGCATTCTATGATGGAAGCCTTTCTGCCCTTTATTCGTCTGAGCTGAGCGAAAGGCTTTCCATGCAGTACAGAAAAGAAATTGAAGAACTTGTAAGACTCTCAGAAAAATATCAGACTCCTGTCATAGGTTATGCTGACAGAAGCTACATGAAAGACCTCGGTCTTAGAATCTATGATAGCTATATCCTCAGCGATTTTCTCGATATCAACGAGTATCTTCCCGCAATCGGAACGTCCTCACCACTGATTGCCATGTATGTCAAGGTGAACCCCTCTCTTCCTGTGAGGGTCGAAATTCCCGAATGGTGTGAGGACATGCAGGACGAGATTGCAAGGGTCATCATGGCAGAGTGCAGGTTCGGTTCGACTAAAGGCTATCCTTACATTCTCGAAAGGGCGCACAGATATGCAAAGATAAGTGAGAGTGAGAAGAAGGCGTTTTTGAGAGCTGTTAAAAGCTCCGGAATCTCTTTCAAATACATAAGCAAGGTGATTGAATGA